One Bdellovibrio bacteriovorus DNA window includes the following coding sequences:
- a CDS encoding ComEC/Rec2 family competence protein: MKTLVMFVILFSASRIAPATLARGIVVWNVGQGQWITMPEQNTCFHFDMGGEFFPWESLKKLCAHRANEVLLSHWDWDHIGALAQSKIIKTLPDICIRFAPRGPASPRKVKILKKFRSCSTEPLSISSWTPPLSKNSNDSSRVYLFKNILMPGDSTKKLEELWSKTPWVASAQVLVLGHHGSNTSTSEMLLNRLANLKISISSARWRRYSHPHPQTIARLKKFRTPLLRTEDWGHIWLE, encoded by the coding sequence ATGAAAACCCTGGTCATGTTTGTCATATTATTTAGTGCCAGCCGAATCGCCCCAGCCACATTGGCTCGAGGTATTGTGGTTTGGAATGTGGGCCAAGGCCAATGGATTACCATGCCGGAACAAAACACCTGTTTTCATTTTGATATGGGTGGCGAGTTCTTTCCTTGGGAAAGTTTAAAAAAACTTTGTGCCCACAGGGCGAACGAAGTGCTTTTAAGTCATTGGGACTGGGATCACATCGGCGCCCTGGCTCAAAGTAAAATTATAAAAACTCTTCCTGACATCTGCATTCGCTTTGCACCGCGGGGTCCGGCCTCCCCTCGCAAAGTAAAGATCTTAAAAAAATTTCGAAGCTGCTCAACAGAACCCCTTTCGATATCATCATGGACCCCGCCCCTTTCGAAAAACTCAAATGACTCAAGCAGAGTTTATCTTTTTAAGAATATTCTTATGCCCGGCGACTCGACGAAAAAGTTGGAAGAACTATGGAGCAAAACTCCTTGGGTTGCCTCCGCCCAGGTTTTAGTTTTAGGCCATCATGGCAGCAACACTAGTACGTCCGAAATGCTTTTAAATCGCTTGGCGAACTTGAAGATTTCAATCAGCTCGGCTCGATGGCGGCGCTATTCTCATCCCCACCCGCAGACGATCGCTCGCCTCAAGAAATTTCGCACCCCCTTGTTGCGCACCGAAGATTGGGGACATATTTGGCTGGAGTGA
- a CDS encoding ComEC/Rec2 family competence protein, translating to MLFLLIIALALSITPPDSLLKNTSALSKTYQQKCLKQVPTDATTRASIQALLCGEKITDSRLKENLSKTSLIHIFIVSGSHLILLDRFLSILKIPLFLRFLSLGFYSLAVGWQAPAVRALGALLLRSGLRYGRIAFPGDLVVLACGLLTLAIFPTWWQSLSFQMSWCAALALSAPSVLGLSSRSWKGALLSHFLILLIMAPLLWGWASLHPVGVLSNLLLAPLVALVLLPLSFTAVFHEKLLQLFSHVMSFFEATLSAVAEPVVIPSSGVGSSSSFWIWIFLLHILFHFLRLHLRQGKDLL from the coding sequence ATGCTCTTTCTATTGATCATTGCACTTGCTTTAAGCATCACGCCTCCAGACTCATTGCTGAAAAACACATCAGCTCTGTCGAAAACTTATCAACAAAAGTGTCTTAAACAAGTGCCTACAGATGCAACAACCCGCGCTTCGATCCAAGCTCTGCTGTGTGGTGAAAAGATCACAGACTCACGGCTCAAAGAAAATCTCTCAAAGACGTCCCTGATCCATATTTTCATCGTGTCTGGATCCCACTTGATTTTGCTTGATCGTTTTTTAAGCATTCTTAAAATTCCACTCTTTTTAAGATTTCTCAGTCTGGGGTTCTATTCACTGGCCGTGGGCTGGCAGGCGCCGGCAGTTCGCGCTTTGGGAGCGCTTCTACTGCGTTCCGGGTTGCGCTACGGACGTATAGCTTTTCCGGGGGATCTTGTGGTTCTGGCTTGCGGTCTGCTGACATTGGCGATCTTTCCGACCTGGTGGCAGTCCTTGTCTTTTCAAATGAGTTGGTGCGCGGCTCTAGCGCTCAGTGCCCCCTCGGTCTTGGGCCTGTCTTCTCGTTCATGGAAAGGCGCGCTGCTTTCCCACTTTTTGATTCTTTTAATCATGGCACCGCTCTTATGGGGCTGGGCCTCGCTGCATCCAGTCGGCGTGTTAAGCAATCTCTTACTCGCCCCGCTTGTCGCGTTGGTTTTATTGCCTTTAAGTTTCACCGCTGTCTTTCATGAAAAACTGCTGCAACTGTTTTCGCATGTGATGAGTTTTTTTGAGGCCACACTAAGTGCAGTGGCTGAACCCGTTGTCATTCCATCCAGCGGCGTCGGTTCTAGCTCTAGCTTTTGGATCTGGATTTTTCTTTTACACATCTTGTTTCATTTTTTACGTCTGCATCTTCGCCAAGGAAAAGATCTTTTATGA
- a CDS encoding tetratricopeptide repeat protein encodes MKQLRRLAATVCITVPLAISAFAKPSPKKPVINSKQQALLVELTGKDISKENDITLYAEMVSAYERNDEIAFKSRLQSMMSRFPQSVYADNALFLAGRMSVDNNDFAQAIKYFSQIEKKYGKSNKAAAAKFAKGMTYKKMNLPEYAARSLKEVRARYPGSPESFRADAELKIIK; translated from the coding sequence ATGAAGCAACTTAGACGATTAGCAGCAACCGTTTGTATCACTGTGCCTTTAGCTATCTCGGCTTTCGCCAAGCCGTCGCCAAAGAAGCCGGTTATCAATTCTAAGCAACAAGCTTTGCTTGTTGAGCTCACAGGAAAAGATATTTCTAAAGAAAATGACATCACCTTATATGCTGAAATGGTAAGCGCTTATGAGAGAAATGATGAAATTGCATTTAAGAGTCGTTTGCAAAGCATGATGTCGCGTTTTCCGCAAAGTGTGTACGCTGACAATGCACTTTTCCTAGCGGGCCGCATGTCCGTCGACAACAACGATTTCGCCCAAGCCATAAAATACTTTTCACAAATTGAAAAAAAATACGGAAAGAGCAACAAAGCTGCGGCCGCAAAATTTGCTAAAGGCATGACCTATAAAAAAATGAATTTGCCAGAGTATGCGGCTCGCTCGCTTAAAGAAGTTCGTGCTAGATACCCAGGAAGCCCCGAGTCTTTCCGCGCCGACGCTGAACTAAAAATTATTAAGTAG
- a CDS encoding LysM peptidoglycan-binding domain-containing protein, with protein sequence MKKNFSVMLAMIFCALLVQAQDAPPDANWETDPLDVLESQPSAEPAAPAMPEFKEVPGEVQVESTPSPEIAAPAPPPPPPEMPAPKKSKRAKKSTAQFENLTPDDPDAQKESEFHRIYKTYNEAPTSEESWEKALGERNAETYKVQSGDTLSGISTTLFGDSFFWPKVWSLNHDQILNPHEISPGMGIQFFPGSMGEAPTLAVTAQAEEKKVTSTSIPVPMAPPKGAMDGVEIPAPKKRAGLVEKLPRSLPGSRVSSVIRPKDDVRLDLLKHKYPKAYEYLEYYINDAPVEGSGKITGTEMGLSTAGEYQYIYVSFAGTPDKKYVVQKNLTQLEDPRNKERKAQMVQLQGEIQVLEKVNDAENMYRALVTKTIQPVEVGSTLIAGSLPMIDPAAGPVTSGVGATIMGGQFEKKRALMGQNSLVFLDAGSGQGLQEGQTLSIYADERARNKNVKAVMNDRVIGKLKVVRVTNNFATAYITSAIDDVMIGDYAGKSVATAAVSSEPVIENEAGSADDFELDDAPVEDASSPDSGSDDSDLEL encoded by the coding sequence ATGAAAAAGAATTTCTCCGTAATGCTGGCTATGATTTTTTGTGCGCTTTTAGTGCAAGCACAAGATGCTCCTCCAGATGCGAATTGGGAAACTGATCCTTTAGATGTGCTGGAGTCTCAGCCTTCGGCGGAACCCGCGGCACCGGCAATGCCAGAATTTAAAGAAGTGCCAGGTGAAGTTCAGGTTGAATCTACACCTTCGCCAGAGATCGCGGCTCCCGCGCCTCCTCCGCCGCCGCCAGAAATGCCCGCTCCTAAAAAATCGAAGCGTGCAAAAAAATCTACGGCGCAATTTGAAAATTTAACTCCCGATGATCCGGATGCCCAAAAAGAGTCCGAGTTTCATCGAATTTACAAAACCTACAACGAAGCTCCGACCTCTGAAGAATCTTGGGAAAAAGCTTTAGGCGAGCGCAATGCGGAAACTTATAAGGTTCAATCCGGTGACACACTTTCAGGAATTTCGACGACGCTATTCGGGGACTCATTTTTTTGGCCCAAAGTGTGGTCCTTAAATCATGATCAAATTTTAAATCCGCATGAAATTTCTCCGGGCATGGGAATTCAATTTTTCCCGGGCAGCATGGGCGAAGCACCCACATTGGCGGTGACGGCTCAAGCCGAAGAAAAGAAAGTCACTTCGACAAGTATTCCGGTTCCGATGGCACCCCCTAAAGGTGCCATGGACGGTGTGGAAATTCCGGCACCAAAAAAACGTGCAGGCTTAGTGGAAAAACTGCCGCGCAGTTTACCTGGATCGCGTGTCAGCTCTGTCATCCGACCTAAGGATGATGTTCGTTTGGATTTGTTAAAGCATAAATATCCCAAGGCTTATGAGTATTTGGAATATTACATTAATGATGCCCCGGTGGAAGGTTCCGGTAAAATCACCGGTACGGAAATGGGGCTTTCGACGGCCGGAGAGTATCAATACATTTACGTCAGCTTTGCGGGAACTCCGGATAAAAAGTACGTTGTGCAAAAAAATCTGACTCAACTCGAGGACCCACGCAATAAAGAGCGCAAGGCCCAAATGGTTCAATTGCAAGGCGAGATTCAAGTTCTTGAAAAAGTGAATGACGCTGAAAACATGTATCGCGCTTTGGTGACGAAAACCATTCAACCGGTTGAAGTGGGTTCTACTTTGATCGCGGGATCGTTACCAATGATCGACCCCGCCGCCGGTCCGGTGACATCGGGGGTAGGGGCGACCATCATGGGCGGGCAGTTTGAAAAGAAACGTGCTTTGATGGGGCAAAACTCTTTGGTGTTCTTGGATGCGGGAAGCGGCCAGGGGCTGCAAGAGGGGCAAACGCTTTCGATTTATGCGGATGAAAGAGCTCGCAATAAAAATGTCAAAGCGGTGATGAATGACCGCGTGATTGGAAAACTTAAAGTTGTGCGTGTGACTAATAATTTTGCCACCGCTTATATTACCAGTGCCATTGATGACGTTATGATCGGGGATTATGCGGGTAAGTCGGTGGCGACAGCGGCCGTAAGCTCTGAACCCGTGATTGAAAACGAGGCGGGATCTGCAGATGATTTCGAATTGGACGATGCGCCGGTGGAAGATGCGTCATCGCCGGATTCCGGATCTGATGATTCTGATTTAGAATTATAA
- a CDS encoding DNA-processing protein DprA: protein MNDLYSLSQILKHHPLFRTRRDEVLRVYFLLGSQKNLNADSLLAALKYQIPELHGALQQNHDLFKRHCEETWRMSEKGVQMISYGEEAYPRSCYLMEDPPLTLSYWGQPSWQGGRSLAVVGSREPCFESTQWMEKEFSDFCERAKPVVVSGGARGVDQKAHAIALRHHLSTVVVLPSGLGNLYPESLREWIEPVIASGGCFLSEYSFEQRMHKHLFHHRNRLIAALGCASLLIEARRRSGTLITAQQALQLGRPVWVVPGHPLDVHFGGSLDLLSEGAFLIRDAEDLFMSFNSEPLPKKGQLEFLV from the coding sequence ATGAATGATCTTTACTCCCTTTCTCAAATTTTAAAACACCATCCCCTGTTTCGCACACGTCGCGATGAGGTTCTGCGGGTTTATTTTCTTTTAGGATCGCAGAAAAACTTAAATGCGGACTCTTTGTTAGCAGCTCTAAAATATCAGATTCCTGAATTGCACGGCGCTCTTCAGCAAAATCATGATCTTTTTAAACGCCATTGCGAGGAAACTTGGCGTATGAGTGAAAAAGGGGTGCAGATGATTTCTTACGGTGAAGAGGCTTATCCCCGTTCTTGCTATTTGATGGAGGACCCACCGCTGACATTAAGTTATTGGGGACAGCCCTCCTGGCAAGGCGGAAGAAGCTTGGCCGTGGTCGGCAGTCGTGAACCTTGTTTTGAATCCACACAGTGGATGGAAAAAGAGTTTTCTGATTTCTGTGAACGCGCAAAGCCCGTGGTTGTGAGTGGGGGCGCACGCGGCGTGGATCAAAAAGCGCATGCCATTGCACTTCGACATCATTTAAGCACGGTTGTGGTGCTGCCTTCAGGTTTAGGCAATCTTTATCCAGAAAGTCTGCGCGAGTGGATAGAGCCGGTGATTGCTAGTGGCGGTTGTTTTTTAAGTGAATATTCGTTTGAACAGCGGATGCATAAACATCTGTTTCATCATCGCAATCGATTGATTGCCGCTTTAGGGTGCGCCAGTCTGTTGATTGAGGCCCGTCGACGCAGTGGAACCTTGATCACCGCTCAACAAGCTTTGCAGTTGGGAAGACCGGTGTGGGTTGTTCCGGGTCATCCCCTCGATGTGCACTTTGGGGGAAGTTTAGATCTTTTGAGCGAAGGGGCCTTTTTAATCCGTGATGCTGAGGATTTGTTCATGTCTTTTAACTCTGAGCCATTACCCAAAAAAGGGCAGTTAGAATTTTTAGTATAG
- the lptF gene encoding LPS export ABC transporter permease LptF, which yields MSIFNGKKAVQYIFFEMLPSFILGLLVFISIILMFQVLRLTEFALVHGVAIKVIAQIIGFVIISLLPVLFPMALLFSVLLTYGRLSQDSEIVAMKASGLPMGTLLLPALVLATLVGIISAQMSFNIAPWGNRQFEVLYSRLASTKAGAVIKEGTFSDSFFNMVVYANKVDSNKGQLEKVFIYDEKSGDVPLTIIAKEGEIIPDPVNPGHEVLLRLKSGEIHRQAQNHTKISFDTYDVRFSTPLNIQEREKSPQSLTLQEVRGRLKEDLSKDPELERTLRTEFHKRIAITVLCLVFAMIGVGLGTTTNRRAAKAGGMILCIGLIIFYWVLYIAAEGMARGGSAPVALAIWAPNVIFAILGVRALQKNWN from the coding sequence TTGAGCATTTTTAACGGTAAAAAAGCAGTTCAGTACATTTTCTTTGAGATGCTTCCAAGTTTCATCCTGGGACTTTTGGTTTTTATTTCAATCATCCTCATGTTTCAGGTCCTCCGCCTGACGGAGTTCGCTTTAGTTCACGGCGTCGCCATCAAAGTCATCGCCCAAATTATTGGGTTTGTGATCATCTCTTTGCTGCCCGTCCTGTTTCCGATGGCCCTCTTATTCTCAGTACTACTAACTTATGGGCGCTTAAGTCAGGATTCAGAGATTGTTGCTATGAAGGCGTCCGGATTACCAATGGGAACCTTGCTTTTACCCGCCTTGGTATTAGCCACCTTGGTCGGGATTATTTCAGCTCAAATGTCGTTTAACATCGCCCCTTGGGGGAACCGGCAATTCGAGGTTTTATATTCTCGTTTAGCAAGCACCAAGGCCGGAGCCGTTATTAAAGAAGGTACTTTTTCAGACAGTTTTTTTAATATGGTTGTTTATGCCAACAAGGTGGACTCCAACAAAGGCCAATTAGAAAAAGTATTTATTTACGATGAAAAATCTGGCGACGTTCCACTCACCATCATCGCGAAAGAAGGCGAGATCATTCCCGACCCGGTGAACCCTGGTCATGAAGTTTTATTGCGTTTAAAAAGTGGCGAAATTCATCGCCAAGCCCAAAATCACACCAAGATCAGTTTTGACACCTATGACGTGCGCTTTTCAACGCCGCTAAATATTCAAGAACGTGAAAAATCACCTCAATCTTTGACTCTGCAAGAAGTTCGCGGCCGACTCAAAGAAGATCTTAGCAAAGATCCAGAGTTAGAGCGCACCTTGCGCACGGAGTTTCATAAACGCATTGCGATCACCGTTTTATGTTTAGTCTTTGCGATGATTGGTGTGGGATTAGGAACGACCACCAACCGCCGCGCCGCTAAAGCCGGAGGCATGATTCTTTGTATCGGTTTAATTATCTTTTACTGGGTTCTGTATATCGCGGCGGAAGGCATGGCTCGCGGAGGATCAGCTCCTGTTGCGCTTGCGATCTGGGCACCGAATGTTATTTTTGCGATTTTAGGTGTGCGAGCTTTGCAAAAGAATTGGAACTAA
- the trxA gene encoding thioredoxin, which produces MGVNTTAVTDSSFETEVLNSSTPVLVDFWAEWCGPCRALAPKLEEVAQELGGKVRIVKVNVDENPGTPGKYGIRGIPAMLLFKGGSEIGQLVGNHPKDAILDFLNKNV; this is translated from the coding sequence ATGGGCGTTAATACAACAGCTGTTACTGACAGCTCTTTTGAAACAGAAGTTCTTAATTCATCAACTCCAGTACTAGTCGATTTTTGGGCTGAGTGGTGCGGACCTTGTCGTGCACTGGCTCCAAAACTAGAAGAAGTCGCTCAAGAGTTGGGTGGCAAAGTTAGAATCGTAAAAGTGAACGTGGATGAGAATCCAGGGACACCAGGCAAGTACGGCATCCGTGGAATTCCGGCGATGTTGCTTTTCAAAGGTGGCAGTGAGATTGGTCAATTGGTGGGAAATCATCCCAAAGACGCGATCTTGGATTTCTTAAACAAGAACGTATAG
- a CDS encoding lytic transglycosylase domain-containing protein, with protein MKTKHLKIGLALITATLTMALFNNFNFVSFKFPAVLESVLESARVSHAKELLGKKYSGSDAEKMGGQKALNLMIQKKIQSSLGPKYKAQARAIARTVIAESAKYELDPVFVLAVIATESKFNPEAIGSVGEIGLMQIRPETAKWMAQKIGMKWKGKESLKNPTVNIKLGTAYMDYLRNKFTSKPARYVSAYNMGPLNVRRLVAKNVVPAEYNSKVMKNYKDLYAKIADKAPRMVATN; from the coding sequence ATGAAAACGAAACATCTCAAAATCGGACTTGCGCTTATCACCGCAACACTCACCATGGCTCTTTTTAATAACTTCAACTTTGTCTCTTTCAAGTTTCCAGCGGTGCTTGAGAGTGTTCTAGAGTCAGCCCGGGTTTCCCATGCTAAAGAGCTTTTAGGAAAGAAATATTCCGGCAGCGACGCGGAAAAAATGGGAGGCCAAAAAGCTCTCAACTTGATGATTCAAAAGAAAATTCAAAGCTCGCTCGGGCCTAAATATAAAGCTCAAGCACGCGCGATTGCTCGCACCGTTATTGCGGAAAGTGCGAAATATGAACTGGATCCCGTGTTTGTCTTAGCGGTGATTGCGACTGAATCTAAGTTCAATCCCGAAGCCATTGGCAGCGTGGGTGAAATCGGTTTAATGCAAATCCGTCCTGAAACAGCTAAGTGGATGGCGCAAAAAATCGGCATGAAATGGAAGGGCAAAGAGTCTTTGAAAAACCCTACCGTGAACATCAAATTAGGTACGGCTTACATGGATTACTTGCGTAACAAGTTCACTAGCAAACCAGCTCGCTATGTGAGTGCTTACAATATGGGTCCATTAAACGTGCGCCGCTTGGTTGCTAAAAATGTTGTCCCTGCCGAATACAATTCGAAGGTGATGAAAAACTATAAAGATCTTTATGCTAAGATTGCGGATAAAGCGCCGCGCATGGTGGCGACAAACTAA
- the rodA gene encoding rod shape-determining protein RodA, which produces MLTALHVEERTLFKKLDINLIIVIFALNVIGLINLYSATHGPTSTDVASLFIQQIVWLAAGWSIFLLVTIVDYSIVSRIALVIYGLNLLAILYVTFFGKVALGAQRWIDLGFFRYQPSETMKLALIMLMAKILSTRSTHGPGMGFKEMWLPLLALLIPFGLVVEQPDLGTAMMLAAIGGSMLIFAKIRKSILASCIVLGIIAIPVAWKFVLHDYQKNRVFTFLSPASDPRGTGYNSIQSKIAVGSGRFFGKGFMMGTQSQLEFLPERHTDFIFSVLSEEHGFVGSLAVIGLFAFLFITGIRIASNARDKFGALLTVGVLCYIFWHMFINIGMVIGLLPIVGVPLPLLSYGGSGMITTMAGMGLVSSVAYRRYLF; this is translated from the coding sequence GTGTTAACTGCCTTGCACGTTGAAGAACGAACACTTTTTAAAAAATTAGATATCAACTTGATCATTGTGATCTTTGCTTTGAATGTTATCGGCTTAATCAACCTGTACAGTGCCACTCACGGTCCGACATCGACAGACGTGGCTTCGCTGTTCATTCAACAAATTGTATGGCTGGCGGCGGGCTGGTCCATTTTCTTGTTAGTGACCATCGTTGATTATTCCATCGTCAGCCGAATTGCGTTGGTGATTTATGGTTTAAATCTTTTAGCCATTCTGTACGTGACCTTCTTTGGTAAGGTCGCTCTGGGGGCGCAACGCTGGATTGATTTAGGCTTCTTTCGGTATCAACCGTCAGAGACGATGAAACTGGCTTTGATTATGTTGATGGCAAAAATTCTTTCCACTCGCAGCACGCATGGCCCCGGCATGGGCTTTAAAGAAATGTGGCTGCCATTATTGGCCTTGTTAATTCCCTTCGGCTTAGTCGTAGAACAACCCGATCTAGGAACCGCGATGATGTTAGCCGCCATCGGGGGCTCGATGCTTATTTTTGCCAAGATCCGAAAAAGCATCTTGGCAAGCTGTATTGTCCTTGGAATTATCGCGATCCCGGTGGCGTGGAAGTTCGTATTGCATGATTACCAAAAAAATCGCGTTTTTACTTTCCTAAGTCCGGCAAGTGATCCAAGAGGAACTGGTTACAACAGCATCCAATCAAAAATCGCCGTAGGTTCCGGCCGCTTTTTCGGCAAAGGCTTTATGATGGGAACTCAATCTCAACTAGAGTTCTTACCAGAGCGTCACACGGACTTTATTTTTTCGGTACTAAGTGAAGAACATGGTTTTGTTGGTTCACTCGCCGTCATCGGACTCTTCGCCTTTTTATTTATCACAGGAATCAGAATCGCCTCTAACGCCAGGGACAAGTTTGGCGCCCTGCTGACGGTGGGGGTCCTCTGCTATATCTTCTGGCATATGTTTATCAATATCGGCATGGTTATCGGACTCCTTCCCATCGTCGGTGTCCCTTTACCACTGCTTAGTTACGGGGGATCGGGCATGATCACAACCATGGCCGGAATGGGCCTAGTCTCCTCCGTCGCCTATCGTCGCTACTTGTTCTAA